In the genome of Saccharomonospora viridis DSM 43017, one region contains:
- a CDS encoding LppX_LprAFG lipoprotein, with amino-acid sequence MQIRRLVQILLAVLVTSAPLAGCSGNPDNTGPLPEGQQLVDAAAENLRELTNVAFELEISGAVPGLPVREIEGVASRSEGPNGSASGEADMQLETERVRYEFTLSDDVLLLTDSDGETEEQAVPVPYTPARLLDPEHGLRQLLIGAEELETETREQLDDVETYRVHGTLSREAVSAVVPAVQDDVDIKFWVADDTEQLMRIWIQVPPRKENEGAVQLQLALTEHNTAAAPAPRS; translated from the coding sequence ATGCAGATCCGCCGGCTCGTGCAAATCCTCCTCGCCGTGCTCGTCACCTCCGCACCGCTCGCAGGTTGCTCGGGCAACCCCGACAACACGGGACCGTTGCCGGAAGGCCAGCAACTGGTCGACGCAGCGGCCGAGAATCTGCGCGAACTGACGAACGTGGCCTTCGAACTCGAGATCAGCGGGGCGGTACCGGGATTGCCCGTGCGGGAGATCGAGGGTGTCGCGTCGAGGTCGGAAGGCCCCAACGGCTCCGCCAGCGGGGAGGCCGACATGCAACTCGAGACCGAACGCGTCCGGTACGAGTTCACCCTCAGCGACGACGTCCTCCTGCTGACCGACTCGGACGGCGAAACGGAGGAACAGGCGGTACCGGTCCCCTACACCCCCGCACGACTGCTCGACCCCGAGCACGGGCTGCGGCAGCTCCTCATCGGGGCCGAGGAACTCGAGACCGAGACCCGCGAACAGCTCGACGACGTCGAGACCTATCGCGTCCACGGCACCCTCTCCCGGGAGGCGGTCTCAGCCGTCGTACCGGCTGTCCAGGACGACGTGGACATCAAATTCTGGGTCGCGGACGACACCGAACAACTCATGCGGATCTGGATTCAGGTGCCGCCACGGAAGGAGAACGAGGGCGCGGTGCAGTTGCAGTTGGCACTCACCGAACACAACACGGCCGCAGCCCCCGCCCCCCGTTCCTGA
- the glnA gene encoding type I glutamate--ammonia ligase, with protein MDRQQEFVLRTLEERNIRFVRLWFTDVLGFLKSVAVAPAELEGAFSEGIGFDGSAIEGFARVYESDMIAKPDPSTFQVLPWETEDGERYSARMFCDIAMPDGSPSWADPRHVLRRQLAKASEAGFTCYVHPEIEFFLLANLPMDGREPEPADNGGYFDQASHATATHFRRHAIEALEEMGISVEFSHHEGAPGQQEIDLRYADALTMADNVMTFRYVIKEVALMQGVRATFMPKPFSNQPGSGMHTHVSLFEGERNAFHSPEDPYELSATGKAFVAGLLHHAREISAVTNQWVNSYKRLIQGGEAPTTVSWGRANRSALVRVPMYSPGKASSCRVEIRTPDSACNPYLAYSVILAAGLKGIEEGYELPPPAEDNIWTLSDAERKAAGYPELPQNLGEALGEMERSELLPEALGEHVYDFFLRNKRVEWDNYRSEVTPYELRTLLPVL; from the coding sequence ATGGATCGCCAGCAGGAATTCGTGCTGCGCACGCTGGAGGAGCGGAACATCCGCTTCGTGCGGCTGTGGTTCACCGACGTCCTGGGTTTCCTGAAGTCGGTCGCCGTGGCCCCCGCCGAACTCGAGGGGGCGTTTTCCGAGGGCATCGGGTTCGACGGTTCGGCGATCGAGGGCTTCGCGCGGGTGTACGAGTCCGACATGATCGCCAAGCCCGACCCCTCCACGTTCCAGGTGTTGCCGTGGGAGACCGAGGACGGCGAGCGTTATTCGGCGCGGATGTTCTGCGACATCGCGATGCCGGACGGGTCACCGTCGTGGGCCGATCCACGTCATGTGTTGCGGCGCCAGCTGGCCAAGGCCAGTGAGGCGGGTTTCACGTGCTATGTGCATCCGGAGATCGAGTTCTTCCTCCTGGCGAATCTGCCCATGGACGGGCGGGAACCCGAACCCGCCGACAACGGCGGCTACTTCGACCAGGCCAGCCATGCGACGGCCACCCATTTCCGACGCCATGCCATCGAGGCCTTGGAGGAGATGGGGATCTCGGTCGAGTTCTCCCACCACGAGGGCGCGCCCGGTCAGCAGGAGATCGATCTGCGTTACGCGGACGCGCTGACCATGGCCGACAACGTGATGACGTTCCGCTACGTCATCAAGGAGGTCGCGCTCATGCAGGGTGTGCGTGCCACCTTCATGCCCAAACCGTTCAGCAATCAGCCGGGCTCGGGCATGCACACGCATGTGTCGCTGTTCGAGGGCGAGCGCAACGCGTTCCACAGTCCGGAGGATCCGTACGAGTTGTCTGCCACCGGCAAGGCGTTCGTCGCCGGGCTGTTGCACCATGCGCGGGAGATCTCCGCGGTCACGAATCAGTGGGTGAACTCGTACAAGCGGCTCATCCAGGGTGGTGAGGCGCCGACGACGGTTTCGTGGGGCAGGGCCAACCGTTCGGCGCTGGTGCGGGTGCCCATGTACTCGCCGGGGAAGGCGTCGTCGTGCCGCGTGGAGATCCGTACGCCGGATTCGGCGTGCAATCCGTACTTGGCGTACTCGGTGATCCTCGCCGCCGGACTGAAGGGCATCGAGGAGGGGTACGAACTGCCCCCGCCCGCTGAGGACAACATCTGGACCCTGTCCGACGCCGAACGCAAGGCGGCGGGATATCCGGAGCTGCCGCAGAACCTGGGTGAGGCGTTGGGGGAGATGGAGCGCTCCGAGCTGTTGCCCGAGGCGCTCGGCGAGCACGTCTACGACTTCTTCCTCCGCAACAAGCGGGTCGAGTGGGACAACTACCGCAGTGAGGTGACGCCGTACGAGCTCCGGACGCTGCTTCCGGTGCTTTGA